A window of Chlamydiota bacterium genomic DNA:
CCAAAACCATCAAGGGACTCTTTTTTGCAGGACAAATGAATGGGACAACAGGTTATGAAGAGGCTGCAGGACAAGGGCTTATTGCAGGAATTAATGCTGCATCCAATTCTGCATTTGTTTTAAGTAGAAGCGAATCTTACATTGGGGTCATGATCGATGATCTTGTGTTCCAAGAGCACACAGAACCTTATCGCATGTTCACATCTAGAGCCGAATATCGTTTGCACTTAAGACAAGACAACGCTGATGTACGCTTGAGAAAACAGGGCTTTGATTTAGGCCTCATTAGTAAAAAGCAAGTGGATACAGTAACAAAAAAACACACATGTATTGATGCTCAAATTAAAGCATTAAGAAAAAAGGTGATTTTTTTAGATGGAAAAAACTGCTCTTTAGCACAACTACTCTGTCGCCCTGAAACTACCTATCAACATTTAATGGAAACTTACCAATTGGAAGATTTTGGAAAAGAGATTAACCTCCAAATTGAACTCAATCTTAAATATGAAGGCTATTTAATTAGACAACAAAAAGACATTGACAGGTTCAGTGAAATCGAAAAAATCCACATTCCAAAAACATTTGATTATAAAAAAATCAAAGGCCTTCGCTTAGAAGCCATTGAAAAACTTCTTAAATTCCAACCCACAAATATGGGCGAAGCTGCGCGCATTTCAGGTGTAAATCCTGCAGATATTCAAGTACTCATGATCCAAATAAAAAAATGAACATTTTAATTTTAGAAAACACTTTTATTCTTGATCAGCTTAAAATCGAAGAAGCCCTTCTTCGAAACTCCGATGAGAGTTGGGTCATTCTTAATACAGGATCTCAACCTGCAATTGTCATGGGTATTTCACACAAAATGCATGACGTGGTTTATCCACATGCCATCGAATCAATTCCTATCATAAAGCGTTTTTCTGGAGGAGGCAATGTGATTGTAGATGAAAACACACTCTTTTTATCTTTGCTTTTCAATAAAAAAGATCTTGCAATCAAACCTTTTCCAGAGCCCATGTATCGCTATGTTTTACCCATACTCCAAGAGATTTTTCAGCTTCCTATCGAACTTATCGAAACGGATTACATCATCAATGGCAAAAAGTGCATTGGAAATGCACAGTCTATTACAAAAGATGCCTTTTTGCATCACATGTCCATTTTGTATGATTTTGATTCTCAGAAAATGGGATATTTACGCATGCCCGAAAAAGCGCCTAAATATCGCAATCAAAGAAAACATACAGATTTTTTATGTTCGCTCAAAGAACATGGATTTAAAAGGGAAAGTTTTATTCTAAATACTTTAGACTACTTTGCTTCTAAGTATTCTCTTAAGATACGATCCTTTTCAGAGATCTCATCCCTTTTAGAAACACCCCACCGAACAAGCACACAGTTGCTCAATGTCCCATCGATTAAGGTGTGATGGTAATGCCACTACCTTGTTGAGCAACATTAGCTCCATTATTCGCATCTGACAAGTCTTGTCCAAGATAGTCAACCTTAATTTCTGTTGTCGCATTTGGACCCACATTATCAAAAAACATATCACTTCCTGTTCCATTTAATTGAATTTGGTTTCCAAAAAACCCACCATTAAATCCTATTTTAATCAATTGCGGTGATGAAACATTCCCATTGAATAAACCAATTCCATGAAGATCTGTGGTTGTTCCAATGGTAATCTCATTGTTTAGCATTTCACCCACAATCACTTCTTGAGAAGTGGAACCTCCAGGCAACCATTCTTCATTAAAGATTAGAATACCCATATTTTTGGATGTGCCAGAAATCGTGACGAGATTCGAATTGATTTGATCCATATGGATTTTTTGATCAATTCCTCCAGGAGTTAGCACAGAAAAATTATATATAAAAATCGCTTCGTGATCTAAATTTTTATTGATTACGATGGTATTATTTAATATACTACCTCCCAAAATTTCTTGATCTGACAAACTTGTTGCATTAAGTAAATTGCGTATAGAAATCCCACGAATAAAATCAAATGTGTCTGTATCTATTGTTATGATATTATTAGCAATTTGCCCAATATTAATTGTCTGAGTACCTGCAGCTGTTGTTACGTCATTTACAATCCATAGAACTGAATCCTCATTTGCTTTTGGAGTAAAGTTGATGGTATTGTTTTCAATGCTATTGAGCGTAAGAGCTCCAATACCTACTCGCTCTATGGAAATCACATTCGAACTGTTTGCATTAAAGGTATTTTCTTGAATCGTAATATTAGAATCAGATCCTGCATCTGCAATGACCATTTGAATAGGAATCAATCCTGTACTTTCAAAATTAACATACTTAACAAGAAGCGTCCCTACGTGTGGTTTTGTGGTAAGATTATTAGAAAGCTGCGCATCTTTAAATGTCAAATCTCTGATGGTATTATTTTTACCAAGAACAATGCTATTTTCTATCACACCACCATTAGACAGTCTGATTTCATGTTGGTTTCCAAAGGTAAAGAATCCACCTGTAAAAAATTGGTCATCCAGTAATGTGGATGCTGCGCCTGTTGCTGTACCATCAAGAGCAACCACGTCAGGATCATTTACAATCGCTGTATCTAACTCTGCATGATTTTGTGCAATGATGACTGTCACGGGAGATCCGTCTGGATGATTTAGTCTTTCAAAAGGTGCATCGCTATTATTTGCTGCCACGACGTCATAATCT
This region includes:
- the lplJ gene encoding Lipoate-protein ligase LplJ → MNILILENTFILDQLKIEEALLRNSDESWVILNTGSQPAIVMGISHKMHDVVYPHAIESIPIIKRFSGGGNVIVDENTLFLSLLFNKKDLAIKPFPEPMYRYVLPILQEIFQLPIELIETDYIINGKKCIGNAQSITKDAFLHHMSILYDFDSQKMGYLRMPEKAPKYRNQRKHTDFLCSLKEHGFKRESFILNTLDYFASKYSLKIRSFSEISSLLETPHRTSTQLLNVPSIKV